The Pirellulales bacterium genome has a segment encoding these proteins:
- a CDS encoding polysaccharide biosynthesis/export family protein: MGVRPSGRRGQLLLLLALAIALLSLADLLVGSCDPSASFDPPPVGPAASAKLPGKNRSARADPNFQLCQALGPAAPCPIMGIDCAANGPCGCDCRDRRWRAMGPVDWQAYAQGEYVGHWRLPHVPVYRLRVDDQLECVYRLTRDVQPDPYRLNCGDIIKVESFTDINLNRELIVQPDGTITLILLGEVRAAGLTVHELRTKIEDLYKKFYKLPSITVTPLKVNTQLDDLRAAVDNRAGIGGQGRPARITPQGTIDLPGLNNIPAQGLTLDELKQEIIYRYQNELGIEGVEVTPILTSRAPRYFYVFGEVNAPNRFTMEGPTTLMQAISMAGSWKVGANLRQIAIFRRGDDWRLMATVVHMQSTMMFNRQPCPAGEIWLDDSDIVMVPKTPILIADDFVNLYFTRGLYAVVPFSTFYSFNNQGFVAGNNSN, translated from the coding sequence ATGGGTGTGCGCCCATCGGGACGCCGAGGGCAATTGCTTTTGCTTCTCGCGCTGGCGATCGCTCTCTTGTCGCTGGCGGACTTGCTGGTCGGATCGTGCGACCCGAGCGCGTCATTCGACCCGCCTCCTGTCGGGCCGGCCGCCAGCGCCAAATTGCCCGGCAAGAATCGCTCGGCCCGCGCCGATCCAAACTTTCAACTCTGCCAGGCTCTCGGGCCGGCTGCACCGTGTCCGATCATGGGGATCGACTGCGCGGCCAACGGCCCTTGCGGTTGCGACTGCCGCGATCGGCGCTGGCGGGCGATGGGCCCCGTCGACTGGCAAGCGTATGCTCAAGGTGAATATGTTGGGCATTGGCGATTGCCCCATGTGCCGGTTTACCGCCTGCGAGTCGACGATCAACTGGAATGCGTCTATCGCTTGACGCGCGACGTGCAGCCCGATCCTTACCGGTTAAACTGCGGCGACATTATCAAGGTCGAGTCGTTTACCGATATAAATCTAAATCGCGAACTCATCGTTCAACCCGACGGCACGATCACGCTCATTCTACTTGGCGAGGTGCGCGCGGCAGGGCTGACGGTGCATGAACTGCGAACCAAAATCGAAGACCTCTACAAGAAATTCTACAAACTGCCGTCGATCACCGTCACACCACTGAAGGTCAACACACAACTCGACGACTTGCGGGCGGCCGTCGATAATCGGGCCGGCATCGGCGGCCAAGGCCGCCCGGCGCGGATCACGCCACAAGGAACGATCGACCTCCCGGGGCTCAACAACATTCCTGCCCAGGGCTTGACGCTGGATGAACTCAAGCAGGAGATCATCTACCGCTATCAGAATGAGTTGGGCATCGAAGGCGTCGAAGTGACTCCGATTCTAACCAGCCGCGCGCCTCGCTACTTTTACGTATTCGGCGAAGTGAATGCGCCGAATCGCTTCACCATGGAAGGCCCGACGACGCTCATGCAAGCCATTAGCATGGCTGGCAGTTGGAAAGTCGGCGCGAACTTGCGGCAGATCGCGATCTTTCGCCGTGGAGACGACTGGCGATTGATGGCCACGGTCGTCCACATGCAAAGCACCATGATGTTCAACCGACAACCGTGCCCGGCGGGCGAAATCTGGCTCGATGACAGCGACATCGTGATGGTGCCGAAAACGCCGATTCTCATCGCCGACGATTTCGTCAATCTCTACTTCACCCGCGGATTGTATGCCGTCGTGCCGTTTAGTACGTTCTATTCGTTCAACAATCAAGGCTTTGTGGCGGGGAATAATTCGAATTAG